One segment of Leptidea sinapis chromosome 33, ilLepSina1.1, whole genome shotgun sequence DNA contains the following:
- the LOC126974733 gene encoding G-protein coupled receptor 52-like isoform X2, producing the protein MPARLLSGRAAAAGAEVSMTDQSFTSLESLTLAVIIAVIGFAIIISNFLIISAFLNFKGLSNEVINYYLLSLSIADLLCGVFVVPLSVYPAITGRWMFGDLMCRLVGYLEVTLWSVSVYTFMWISVDRYLAVRKPLRYETVQTRTRSQCWMVFTWISAAMLCCPPLLGYKKDATFDRETLICMLDWGSTQAYTVTLAMLVLGPSVISIVHNYYYIFAMKRKLTSGAPIHDKEYATALAENLANPSHWMSFVMVTTFWLSWAPYAGIRTYEFFTGEELKMPMLHFGMVWVGILNSFWKILILISLSPQFRLAMRILCLTACCRSKARLQAELAELDNDD; encoded by the exons TGCGGCCGGGGCAGAAGTGAGCATGACAGATCAGTCCTTCACCTCCTTAGAGTCTCTGACCCTGGCGGTCATTATCGCTGTAATTGGATTCGCTATCATCATCTCCAACTTCCTCATTATTTCTGCTTTTCTCAACTTCAAAG GTCTATCGAACGAAGTGATCAACTACTACTTGCTGTCGCTTTCAATAGCAGATCTACTGTGTGGCGTATTCGTGGTACCGTTGTCAGTGTACCCTGCCATAACAGGCCGCTGGATGTTTGGGGATCTCATGTGCAGACTAGTCGGCTACCTAGAGGTCACTCTGTGGTCCGTCTCTGTATATACGTTCATGTGGATATCAGTCGATCGATATCTTGCAGTTAGAAAACCGCTCCGTTATGAGACG GTACAAACGCGTACTAGAAGCCAGTGTTGGATGGTCTTCACTTGGATATCAGCCGCGATGCTCTGCTGTCCGCCACTTCTTGGGTACAAGAAAGATGCGACCTTCGATAGAGAAACTCTCATTTGTATGCTCGACTGGGGATCCACTCAAGCGTATACCGTCACCTTAGCTATGTTAGTTCTGGGTCCCAGTGTAATCTCCATCGTTCATAACTACTATTACATTTTTGCAATGAAACGCAAGCTGACCAGCGGGGCGCCGATTCATGACAAAGAGTACGCAACGGCTTTAGCAGAGAATTTAGCTAATCCTAGTCATTGGATGAGCTTTGTAATGGTCACTACATTTTGGCTCAGCTGGGCGCCCTATGCCGGTATCAGAACCTATGAATTCTTTACCGGGGAGGAGTTGAAGATGCCCATGTtgcattttggaatggtttggGTCGGAATACTTAATTCATTTTGGAAAATATTGATCTTGATATCTTTGAGTCCGCAGTTCCGTCTTGCGATGCGTATACTATGTCTGACGGCCTGCTGTCGATCCAAGGCGCGCCTACAAGCAGAACTTGCCGAATTGGATAATGACGACTAA
- the LOC126974733 gene encoding G-protein coupled receptor 52-like isoform X1, whose protein sequence is MPARLLSGRAAAAGAEVSMTDQSFTSLESLTLAVIIAVIGFAIIISNFLIISAFLNFKGLSNEVINYYLLSLSIADLLCGVFVVPLSVYPAITGRWMFGDLMCRLVGYLEVTLWSVSVYTFMWISVDRYLAVRKPLRYETVSATVQTRTRSQCWMVFTWISAAMLCCPPLLGYKKDATFDRETLICMLDWGSTQAYTVTLAMLVLGPSVISIVHNYYYIFAMKRKLTSGAPIHDKEYATALAENLANPSHWMSFVMVTTFWLSWAPYAGIRTYEFFTGEELKMPMLHFGMVWVGILNSFWKILILISLSPQFRLAMRILCLTACCRSKARLQAELAELDNDD, encoded by the exons TGCGGCCGGGGCAGAAGTGAGCATGACAGATCAGTCCTTCACCTCCTTAGAGTCTCTGACCCTGGCGGTCATTATCGCTGTAATTGGATTCGCTATCATCATCTCCAACTTCCTCATTATTTCTGCTTTTCTCAACTTCAAAG GTCTATCGAACGAAGTGATCAACTACTACTTGCTGTCGCTTTCAATAGCAGATCTACTGTGTGGCGTATTCGTGGTACCGTTGTCAGTGTACCCTGCCATAACAGGCCGCTGGATGTTTGGGGATCTCATGTGCAGACTAGTCGGCTACCTAGAGGTCACTCTGTGGTCCGTCTCTGTATATACGTTCATGTGGATATCAGTCGATCGATATCTTGCAGTTAGAAAACCGCTCCGTTATGAGACGGTTAGTGCGACG GTACAAACGCGTACTAGAAGCCAGTGTTGGATGGTCTTCACTTGGATATCAGCCGCGATGCTCTGCTGTCCGCCACTTCTTGGGTACAAGAAAGATGCGACCTTCGATAGAGAAACTCTCATTTGTATGCTCGACTGGGGATCCACTCAAGCGTATACCGTCACCTTAGCTATGTTAGTTCTGGGTCCCAGTGTAATCTCCATCGTTCATAACTACTATTACATTTTTGCAATGAAACGCAAGCTGACCAGCGGGGCGCCGATTCATGACAAAGAGTACGCAACGGCTTTAGCAGAGAATTTAGCTAATCCTAGTCATTGGATGAGCTTTGTAATGGTCACTACATTTTGGCTCAGCTGGGCGCCCTATGCCGGTATCAGAACCTATGAATTCTTTACCGGGGAGGAGTTGAAGATGCCCATGTtgcattttggaatggtttggGTCGGAATACTTAATTCATTTTGGAAAATATTGATCTTGATATCTTTGAGTCCGCAGTTCCGTCTTGCGATGCGTATACTATGTCTGACGGCCTGCTGTCGATCCAAGGCGCGCCTACAAGCAGAACTTGCCGAATTGGATAATGACGACTAA